In a genomic window of Quercus lobata isolate SW786 chromosome 4, ValleyOak3.0 Primary Assembly, whole genome shotgun sequence:
- the LOC115988060 gene encoding 60S ribosomal protein L24-1, translating into MVLKTELCRFSGSKIYPGRGIRFIRSDSQVFLFVNSKCKRYFHNKLKPSKLTWTAMYRKQHKKDIAAESVKKRRRAAKKPYSRSIVGATLEVIQKRRAEKPEVRDAAREAALREIKERIKKTKDEKKAKKAEVTAKSQKTQSKGNLPRGAAPKAKMGGGGGKR; encoded by the exons ATGGTTCTCAA GACTGAACTCTGCCGCTTCAGCGGGTCAAAGATATACCCGGGTAGGGGTATCAGATTTATCAGATCAGATTCTCAg GTTTTCCTGTTTGTCAACTCAAAATGCAAGAGGTACTTCCACAACAAATTGAAGCCCTCAAAGCTTACTTGGACAGCAATGTATAGAAAGCAGCATAAAAAG GACATAGCTGCTGAGTCTGTGAAAAAGAGGCGTCGGGCCGCCAAGAAGCCATACTCTAGGTCCATTGTTGGAGCTACCTTGGAAGTTATCCAGAAAAGGAGAGCTGAAAAACCAGAAGTACGAGATGCAGCACGTGAAGCTGCTCTCCG TGAAATTAAGGAGAGAATCAAGAAAACCAAGGATGAGAAGAAGGCAAAGAAAGCAGAAGTGACAGCCAAATCTCAGAAGACTCAGAGCAAGGGAAATCTGCCCAGGGGTGCTGCACCAAAGGCCAAAATGGGAGGTGGCGGTGGAAAGCGCTGA